GGCAGCCGCGGGCAGGGACCGGGGGTCGTAGTCGCCCGCCACGTGCAGGTCCGCGCCCAGGGTGGTGGCGGCGCCGTCCCCGGGGGTGAAGTCGGCGTAGACGCGGTAGTCCCCGCCCCGCAGTGCCTCGAGCGGGGTCGACCAGGTTCCGGTGTCGTCGAGGACGGGATGCAGGTGTCGGTATCCGGTGAGGTCGCGGCGTACCACGATGAGGTGCAGATCCTTCTCGTGGCTGGTGGTGTACCGGGTGAGTGGAACACCCTCGGAGGTCAGGATGCGGAATCGCAGGTCCGTCGCCTGCCCCGCGCTCACGACGGGGTCGTCCAGCACCAGGGTGTGGTCGCCGTCGGTAGCCGTCAGGCCGCCCGCCTCGGAGGCGCCGGTGTCGGGTCGCGCGGTGCCCTCCCGGTCGGTGTCGTGGTCCCCGCCGTGGGCGACCGGTTCGACCGGTCCCGGACCGAAGGCGGCGCCGACGCCGAAGCCGGCGGCGAACAGTACGGCGAGCCCCACGGCGAAGGCTGCCAGTTTGGTGGGTGTGTTCACTGCCTACTCCGCCAGCTGGTATCCGGCCTCGTCGACTGCGGCCGCGAGGGTGGAGCGGTCGATCGGCCGGTCCGCCTCGACGGTGACGCGGCCGCTGGCCAGGTCGACGTCGACCGAGGTGACGCCGTCGATCTCGCCCACCTCTTCGCGGACCGACGCGACGCAGTGGCCGCAGGTCATTCCGGTGACGGTGACGGTGATGGCGCTCATGGGTGCTGCCTTTCGGTTCGGGAAGTTCCGAATACTTCGGACTACGGATACTTTGTACCATACCCCCCTACCGTATATCGGCAAGCCGTTCGGGAGGAAGCCGCGCGAGTCCGGCGCGCACGAACGGCCGCCCGAGCGGACAATGGGGCAATGGCTGACCGCGGATTCACTCCCACGCAGTTGGCGGCACGCGCCGCCTACCTGCTGCGGGGCAACGACCTGGGCACGATGACCAGTGCTGCCCCGAGGCTCTATCCGCACATGTGGAGCTGGGACGCGGCGTTCGTGTCGGTCGGGCTGGCGCCGCTGTCCGTCGAGCGTGCCGTCGTCGAACTCGACACGCTGTTGTCGGCGCAGTGGAAGAACGGGATGATCCCGCACATCGTCTTCGCCAACGGCGTGGACGGGTACTTCCCCGGCCCGGCGCGCTGGGAAACCCAGTCGCTCGCCGCCCATGCGCCGTCCGACGTGCACACGTCCGGAATCACCCAGCCGCCGGTGCACGCCATCGCCGTGCAGCGCATCCTCGACCACTCCCGGCGGCACGGGCGCAGTACCCGCGCCGTCGCCGAGGAGTTCCTCGACCGCCGGTGGGCCGATCTGGTGCGCTGGCACCGCTGGCTCGCCAACGCGCGCGACATCGACGGGAACGGCCGGATCGCCCTGTTCCACGGGTGGGAGTCGGGCATGGACAACTCGCCCCGATGGGACGCGTCGTACGCCAACGTGATGGCCGGTGCCGTGCCGCCGTACCTGCGCCAGGACCTGGCCGTCGTCACCGACACCTCGCAGCGTCCGTCCAACGGGGAGTACGACCGCTATCTGTGGCTGGTCGAGGAGATGAAGCAGGTCCGCTACGACGACACCCAGCTCGAGACGGCGATGAGCTTCGCCGTCGAGGACGTGTTCGTCAGCGCGGTGTTCTCGATGGCCTGCCAGGTTCTCGCCGAGATCGGTGAGGAACACGCGCGGCCGCGCTCGGACGTCCGCGAGTTGTACGGATGGGCGGAGCGGTTCCGCCAGGGCGTCATCGCCACCACGGACAGCCGGTCGGGTGCCGCGAAGGACTTCGATCTGCGCAGCGGGCGGTGGATCGGCACCGAGACGCTGGCGATGTTCTCGCCGCTGCTGTGTGGCGGCCTCGACCGGGATGCCGAGCGGGCGTTGATACGGACGTTCGAGGGGCCGAAGTTCTGCGGTCATCCCGATCTGCGATATGCGGTGCCGCCGTCCACCTCGCCGGTCTCCGGCGACTTCCGTTCCCGCGAATACTGGCGCGGCCCCGTCTGGCCGGTGATGACGTGGCTGTTCTCGTGGGCATTCGCACGCCGAGGCTGGGCCGAGAAAGCGCACCTGCTCAAGTCGGAAGGGTTGCGGCAGGCCAGCGACGGCAGCTTCGCCGAGTA
This genomic interval from Rhodococcus triatomae contains the following:
- a CDS encoding heavy-metal-associated domain-containing protein; the protein is MSAITVTVTGMTCGHCVASVREEVGEIDGVTSVDVDLASGRVTVEADRPIDRSTLAAAVDEAGYQLAE
- the ggh gene encoding glucosylglycerate hydrolase, whose protein sequence is MADRGFTPTQLAARAAYLLRGNDLGTMTSAAPRLYPHMWSWDAAFVSVGLAPLSVERAVVELDTLLSAQWKNGMIPHIVFANGVDGYFPGPARWETQSLAAHAPSDVHTSGITQPPVHAIAVQRILDHSRRHGRSTRAVAEEFLDRRWADLVRWHRWLANARDIDGNGRIALFHGWESGMDNSPRWDASYANVMAGAVPPYLRQDLAVVTDTSQRPSNGEYDRYLWLVEEMKQVRYDDTQLETAMSFAVEDVFVSAVFSMACQVLAEIGEEHARPRSDVRELYGWAERFRQGVIATTDSRSGAAKDFDLRSGRWIGTETLAMFSPLLCGGLDRDAERALIRTFEGPKFCGHPDLRYAVPPSTSPVSGDFRSREYWRGPVWPVMTWLFSWAFARRGWAEKAHLLKSEGLRQASDGSFAEYYEPFTGAPLGSMQQSWTAAAVLDWLG